In one window of Oncorhynchus kisutch isolate 150728-3 linkage group LG16, Okis_V2, whole genome shotgun sequence DNA:
- the LOC109906360 gene encoding fucolectin has protein sequence MEWSRRAIPVSGIFLLFLRVTVQIDNVALRGVAAQSSQFSDRNAHYAIDGNSNTNYGSCTHTAQDTNPWWRVDLLDVYKVTAVNITNRDDVPERLDGAEIRIGNSLENNGINNPRCDVISNIPAGKTYTFQCNAMEGRYVVVVIPDRSEWLTLCEVEVFATVKTPESSTEAPKSKRTVVRMKIQSDADLKNQAVSDQLLQQLHVELVKQGVSDFQLRWRTQPDGQIFHREEEAKEGGPTQTGVCGTEGG, from the exons ATGGAGTGGAGTAGGAGAGCTATCCCTGTCTCTG GGATTTTCCTACTCTTTCTGAGGGTCACGGTGCAAATAG aCAACGTGGCATTGAGAGGAGTGGCTGCTCAGTCATCACAGTTTTCGGATCGCAATGCTCACTATGCAATTGATGGGAACAGCAACACAAACTATGGATCCTGCACCCACACTGCACAGGACACCAACCCCTGGTGGAGAGTGGACCTGCTGGATGTGTACAAAGTGACAGCTGTCAACATCACCAACAGAGATGACGTTCCTGAGAGACTTGATGGTGCTGAGATCCGTATCGGTAACTCACTGGAGAACAATGGCATCAACAACCCCAG ATGTGATGTCATCTCCAACATCCCAGCAGGAAAGACCTACACCTTCCAGTGTAATGCGATGGAGGGTCGCTATGTTGTTGTGGTCATCCCTGACAGGTCGGAATGGCTCACACTTTGTGAGGTGGAAGTATTTGCCACTGTCAAAACTCCAGAGTCTTCCACAGAAG CCCCCAAGTCAAAGAGAACGGTGGTGAGGATGAAGATCCAATCAGATGCTGATCTGAAGAACCAGGCAGTCAGTGACCAGCTCCTACAGCAG CTGCATGTAGAGCTCGTGAAGCAGGGGGTGTCTGACTTTCAACTGCGCTGGAGGACTCAGCCAGATGGACAGATTTTCCACCGTGAGGAAGAAGCGAAGGAGGGTGGACCCACACAGACAG GTGTCTGTGGAACTGAAGGGGGCTAG
- the LOC109906351 gene encoding macrophage mannose receptor 1 isoform X1, protein MDKKVLVLFLSGLYTLSSCLAHEYHFVNMNKTWTEAQRYCREKYTDLATIENMEDMKRLINTVDSGYNGSAWIGLQKGEWQWSLADRDYSQGYVNWEETEPNNAGGKEDCVFMRRSGQWNDAPCNFQHFFICKGMKNSKESFHFINEAKTWHEAQSYCRKYYTDLASVRNQTQNHEVVTVAAANEGWIGLFRDSWKWSAGSNSSFTYWIKEKPNNSKGNQDCASTRLNNLGRWEDMQCYINSPFICYGAPVKTQQVVRVKLTQKDQNMDLTNPAIQEAILQQFVFQIRKELREKGISDDVKLRWKEQTFHKEEKKN, encoded by the exons ATGGACAAGAAGGTGCTGGTCCTGTTTCTCTCTG GGCTCTACACTCTCTCCTCATGCCTTGCTCATGAGTATCACTTTGTGAACATGAATAAGACCTGGACTGAAGCACAGAGATACTGCAGAGAGAAGTACACTGACCTGGCCACCATAGAAAACATGGAGGATATGAAGAGGCTGATCAACACTGTAGACAGTGGTTATAATGGATCAGCCTGGATAGGGCTGCAGAAGGGAGAGTGGCAGTGGTCTCTGGCAGACAGAGATTACAGTCAGGGATATGTCAACTGGGAAGAGACCGAACCCAATAATGCCGGAGGGAAGGAGGACTGTGTATTTATGAGACGCAGTGGTCAATGGAATGATGCCCCGTGTAACTTTCAACATTTCTTCATATGCAAAGGCA TGAAAAATTCTAAGGAGTCTTTCCATTTCATTAATGAGGCTAAAACGTGGCACGAGGCGCAGAGTTACTGCAGGAAGTACTACACAGACCTGgccagtgtgaggaaccagactCAGAACCATGAGGTAGTGACAGTGGCTGCTGCCAATGAAGGGTGGATCGGCCTGTTCAGAGACTCCTGGAAGTGGTCGGCCGGAAGTAACTCCTCATTCACATACTGGATAAAGGAAAAGCCCAACAATTCCAAAGGAAATCAGGACTGTGCCTCGACAAGGTTGAATAACTTGGGAAGATGGGAGGATATGCAGTGTTACATAAACAGTCCCTTCATTTGCTACGGTG CTCCAGTGAAGACACAGCAGGTGGTGAGAGTGAAGCTGACCCAAAAGGACCAGAACATGGACCTGACTAATCCTGCCATTCAGGAGGCCATCTTGCAGCAG TTTGTGTTCCAGATAAGGAAAGAGCTGAGGGAGAAGGGGATTTCTGATGACGTCAAACTGAGATGGAAGGAGCAGACCTTCCACAAGGAAGAAAAGAAGAATTAA
- the LOC109906351 gene encoding macrophage mannose receptor 1 isoform X2, with protein MDKKVLVLFLSGLYTLSSCLAHEYHFVNMNKTWTEAQRYCREKYTDLATIENMEDMKRLINTVDSGYNGSAWIGLQKGEWQWSLADRDYSQGYVNWEETEPNNAGGKEDCVFMRRSGQWNDAPCNFQHFFICKGMKNSKESFHFINEAKTWHEAQSYCRKYYTDLASVRNQTQNHEVVTVAAANEGWIGLFRDSWKWSAGSNSSFTYWIKEKPNNSKGNQDCASTRLNNLGRWEDMQCYINSPFICYGAPVKTQQVVRVKLTQKDQNMDLTNPAIQEAILQQIRKELREKGISDDVKLRWKEQTFHKEEKKN; from the exons ATGGACAAGAAGGTGCTGGTCCTGTTTCTCTCTG GGCTCTACACTCTCTCCTCATGCCTTGCTCATGAGTATCACTTTGTGAACATGAATAAGACCTGGACTGAAGCACAGAGATACTGCAGAGAGAAGTACACTGACCTGGCCACCATAGAAAACATGGAGGATATGAAGAGGCTGATCAACACTGTAGACAGTGGTTATAATGGATCAGCCTGGATAGGGCTGCAGAAGGGAGAGTGGCAGTGGTCTCTGGCAGACAGAGATTACAGTCAGGGATATGTCAACTGGGAAGAGACCGAACCCAATAATGCCGGAGGGAAGGAGGACTGTGTATTTATGAGACGCAGTGGTCAATGGAATGATGCCCCGTGTAACTTTCAACATTTCTTCATATGCAAAGGCA TGAAAAATTCTAAGGAGTCTTTCCATTTCATTAATGAGGCTAAAACGTGGCACGAGGCGCAGAGTTACTGCAGGAAGTACTACACAGACCTGgccagtgtgaggaaccagactCAGAACCATGAGGTAGTGACAGTGGCTGCTGCCAATGAAGGGTGGATCGGCCTGTTCAGAGACTCCTGGAAGTGGTCGGCCGGAAGTAACTCCTCATTCACATACTGGATAAAGGAAAAGCCCAACAATTCCAAAGGAAATCAGGACTGTGCCTCGACAAGGTTGAATAACTTGGGAAGATGGGAGGATATGCAGTGTTACATAAACAGTCCCTTCATTTGCTACGGTG CTCCAGTGAAGACACAGCAGGTGGTGAGAGTGAAGCTGACCCAAAAGGACCAGAACATGGACCTGACTAATCCTGCCATTCAGGAGGCCATCTTGCAGCAG ATAAGGAAAGAGCTGAGGGAGAAGGGGATTTCTGATGACGTCAAACTGAGATGGAAGGAGCAGACCTTCCACAAGGAAGAAAAGAAGAATTAA